A single Coriobacteriia bacterium DNA region contains:
- a CDS encoding HD domain-containing protein, translating to MRKMTLIQQFALRSLVFVVAMALVLGVAITYAVQQLFVTTAARTAQVTAGAMVTHVVADQDLSVVPLPESIQAELDSLTTRDLVDSNVTAVKLWNRDGVLLFSSDNVDEGRSFADHPSLRKALAGETVVEVEPAEREENRAQLEEAGSVLEVYAPLRVDSETVGVFEIYQDYRPVEQSINQFLLLIWGIIIAGSVPAYFLQLTLVKRTADELTSIQGDLSEVNRRLRHSLEDMELHSVGTLQALVAAVDAKDSYTARHSIAVTDYAVAIARQMGFSDEEVADVERAALLHDVGKIGTPETILLKPAKLTDDEFRVMSEHSEMGGHILESVPFLAGLMPIVRGHHERWDGRGYPDGLAGERIPLAARILSVADAFDAMTSERPYRTPISAEVARAELVRCAGAQFDASVVQGLLGALDAGSVKVFVHAEDPRSKRRRGPSGLN from the coding sequence ATGAGGAAGATGACCCTCATCCAGCAGTTCGCCTTGCGCAGTCTCGTGTTCGTCGTCGCGATGGCTCTGGTGCTGGGAGTCGCCATCACCTACGCGGTGCAGCAGCTGTTCGTCACCACGGCTGCTCGTACCGCCCAAGTGACTGCGGGGGCCATGGTCACGCATGTCGTGGCAGACCAAGATCTGTCAGTCGTACCGCTGCCCGAGAGCATTCAGGCGGAACTTGATTCCCTCACGACGAGGGATCTGGTTGATTCGAATGTGACCGCGGTCAAGCTGTGGAACCGTGACGGCGTTCTCCTCTTCTCTTCGGACAACGTGGACGAGGGGAGATCGTTTGCGGATCATCCGTCGCTACGCAAGGCACTCGCCGGCGAGACCGTGGTGGAGGTTGAACCCGCTGAACGCGAGGAGAACCGAGCTCAACTCGAAGAGGCGGGTAGCGTGCTCGAGGTCTATGCGCCGCTGCGCGTCGACAGCGAGACGGTGGGCGTCTTCGAGATCTATCAGGACTACCGGCCGGTGGAGCAGTCGATCAATCAGTTCCTGCTGCTTATCTGGGGAATCATCATCGCCGGTTCGGTACCGGCCTATTTCCTTCAGCTCACCCTGGTGAAGCGCACTGCCGATGAGTTGACATCGATCCAGGGGGACCTCTCTGAGGTCAACCGGAGACTGCGGCATTCCCTCGAGGACATGGAGCTTCACTCCGTGGGCACGCTCCAGGCGCTGGTGGCCGCCGTTGACGCCAAGGACAGCTACACGGCGCGCCATTCGATCGCGGTCACGGACTACGCTGTGGCGATCGCTCGCCAGATGGGCTTCTCTGACGAAGAGGTCGCTGACGTCGAGCGCGCAGCGCTTCTGCACGATGTGGGCAAGATCGGCACCCCGGAGACTATTCTCCTCAAGCCAGCGAAGCTGACCGACGATGAGTTTCGTGTCATGAGTGAGCACTCGGAGATGGGTGGGCACATTCTCGAGTCGGTGCCGTTCCTCGCAGGCCTCATGCCGATCGTCAGGGGTCACCACGAACGATGGGACGGCAGGGGGTACCCTGATGGGTTGGCGGGGGAGCGGATTCCGCTGGCTGCTCGCATTCTGTCGGTGGCCGATGCCTTTGATGCGATGACGTCAGAGAGGCCGTATCGAACGCCAATATCGGCTGAGGTGGCGCGGGCCGAACTTGTTCGGTGTGCGGGCGCCCAGTTCGACGCCAGCGTGGTCCAAGGGCTTCTGGGTGCGCTCGACGCGGGAAGCGTGAAGGTGTTCGTGCACGCCGAGGACCCACGCTCCAAGCGTCGCCGAGGCCCATCCGGACTCAACTGA
- the queD gene encoding 6-carboxytetrahydropterin synthase QueD translates to MGTYELTVKDHFDAAHHLYDYPGECRNLHGHTWEVEATVSGEALDDIGIVYDFKRLKADLAAVLADYDHVLINEVGPFDTESPTAENLARVIWQRLSGMVDPRVRVTEVAVWESPVAKLVYRP, encoded by the coding sequence GTGGGCACCTACGAACTCACCGTGAAGGACCACTTCGACGCGGCTCATCATCTCTACGACTACCCGGGCGAGTGCCGGAACCTGCACGGACACACGTGGGAGGTCGAAGCGACGGTCTCAGGGGAAGCGTTGGATGACATCGGTATCGTCTACGACTTCAAGAGACTCAAAGCCGATCTGGCGGCGGTGCTTGCAGACTACGATCATGTGCTGATCAACGAGGTTGGGCCGTTCGACACCGAATCACCGACCGCAGAGAACCTTGCTCGCGTGATCTGGCAGCGGCTGTCGGGCATGGTCGACCCACGTGTCCGCGTCACTGAGGTCGCGGTGTGGGAGTCGCCGGTTGCCAAGTTGGTCTACCGTCCGTAA
- a CDS encoding metal-dependent transcriptional regulator, whose translation MPTSTLEEYLETIYKQSQDGVVRPSRIAEAIGVSGPTVTATLKRLESRGLVFRRGTEVLLTPEGVAESLDIVRRHRLAERFLVDVLGLDWDAAHEEACLLEHALSPRVLAALERFLGDPSVCPHGHPIPAADGSVSHSPGQPLDALSVGDRAVVLRVSEEETTLGYLGQIGLKPGAKVSLIAREPLGGPLSIEIDGEVRPVSADVARLVTVECAP comes from the coding sequence TTGCCCACTTCCACGCTCGAGGAGTACCTCGAGACCATCTACAAGCAGTCTCAGGATGGCGTGGTCAGACCCAGTCGGATCGCTGAAGCGATCGGGGTCTCGGGCCCTACGGTCACGGCCACGCTCAAACGGCTCGAATCGCGCGGGTTGGTGTTTCGCAGGGGCACTGAGGTGTTGTTGACTCCGGAGGGTGTCGCAGAGTCTCTCGACATCGTGCGCCGCCACCGCCTGGCCGAGAGGTTCCTTGTCGATGTGCTCGGATTGGACTGGGACGCCGCTCACGAGGAAGCCTGTCTGCTCGAACACGCACTGTCCCCCCGGGTGCTGGCCGCCCTTGAGCGGTTTCTTGGCGATCCGTCGGTCTGCCCGCACGGACATCCGATTCCGGCCGCGGACGGCAGCGTCTCGCACTCGCCGGGTCAGCCGCTTGACGCTCTGTCCGTGGGCGATCGTGCCGTTGTGCTGAGAGTATCCGAAGAGGAGACGACCCTCGGCTACCTCGGGCAGATCGGGCTCAAGCCGGGAGCCAAGGTCAGCTTGATCGCGCGCGAGCCGCTCGGTGGGCCCCTATCGATCGAGATCGACGGCGAGGTCCGCCCGGTTTCGGCGGATGTCGCGCGGCTTGTCACGGTTGAATGTGCGCCATGA
- a CDS encoding ribonuclease HI family protein — protein MSRAVLHTDGGARGNPGPAGAGFVIEADGEIVCRGGRYLGSTTNNVAEYEALIWGLENVRELGFTAVAVNADSELVVKQLQGAYRVKNAGLKPLFLSAMALLRGFDEYTVTHVRRENNADADAMANAAMDEQATVGNPSFMPAEPSERGSLF, from the coding sequence GTGAGTCGAGCGGTCCTGCACACCGACGGTGGCGCACGAGGGAATCCGGGGCCGGCCGGGGCCGGATTCGTCATCGAGGCCGACGGCGAGATCGTGTGTCGCGGCGGTCGGTACCTCGGGTCGACGACGAACAATGTGGCCGAGTATGAGGCGCTCATCTGGGGCCTGGAGAACGTTCGTGAGCTCGGCTTCACTGCTGTCGCGGTCAACGCGGATTCAGAGCTGGTGGTCAAGCAGCTTCAGGGGGCGTACCGGGTCAAGAACGCAGGCCTCAAGCCGCTGTTTCTGAGCGCGATGGCGCTGCTGAGAGGATTCGACGAATACACCGTCACCCACGTGCGACGCGAGAACAACGCCGATGCCGATGCTATGGCCAACGCTGCCATGGACGAGCAGGCCACGGTTGGAAACCCGTCGTTCATGCCCGCCGAGCCAAGCGAGCGAGGCAGTCTGTTCTAA